One stretch of Pseudomonas fluorescens Q2-87 DNA includes these proteins:
- a CDS encoding alpha-amylase family glycosyl hydrolase — protein sequence MPNSLSSPWWKNAVIYQVYPRSFADANGDGVGDLPGLTAHLDHLQRLGIDALWLSPVYRSPMCDAGYDICDYTDVDPLFGTLADLDNLIEQAHQRGLKVLLDFVPNHTSDQHPWFIESRSSRDNPKRDWYIWRDQPNNWRASINGGSTWTWDDTSQQYYLHFFLPQQPDLNWRNPEVVAAMQQVLHFWLERGVDGFRIDVVHCVGKDPNFADDPRCMAGEPMVKINDQPYSHEVLRGLRRLVDSYPGDRVLIGEVNIRSTAQVAAYYGASDELHMSFNFPPLDAPWDPVIFRLCVREVENDLGPLQAWPTWVLSNHDNSRHRSRYGGSLRRARAAAVMLLTLRGTPFIYQGEELGLEDTQVSAQTRVDPGGRDGSRAPLPWLAQAPHGWGGQAPWLPFPPDAGALSVEAQEQSADSTLALYRQLLACRRDSPALRLGAWEELASHPQVLAYRRHCEGDERLVCINFADSEHTFPLAEPWRVELASDGQGEGQPFSGRLAAEQALVLCR from the coding sequence ATGCCCAACTCCTTGTCCTCGCCCTGGTGGAAAAATGCCGTGATCTACCAGGTCTACCCACGTTCGTTTGCCGATGCCAATGGCGACGGTGTCGGCGATCTGCCCGGCTTGACCGCGCATCTGGATCACCTTCAACGCCTGGGCATCGACGCCCTGTGGCTGTCGCCGGTGTACCGCTCGCCCATGTGCGACGCTGGCTATGACATCTGCGACTACACCGATGTCGACCCATTGTTCGGCACCCTGGCCGACCTGGACAACCTTATCGAACAAGCCCACCAGCGCGGTCTCAAGGTGCTGCTGGATTTCGTCCCCAATCACACTTCGGACCAGCATCCGTGGTTCATCGAGTCGCGCTCCAGCCGCGACAACCCCAAGCGTGACTGGTACATCTGGCGCGACCAGCCGAACAACTGGCGAGCCTCGATCAACGGCGGCAGCACCTGGACCTGGGACGACACCAGCCAGCAGTATTATTTGCATTTTTTCCTCCCGCAGCAGCCTGACCTGAACTGGCGCAACCCCGAAGTCGTCGCCGCCATGCAACAGGTGCTGCACTTTTGGCTGGAACGCGGGGTGGACGGATTCCGCATTGACGTGGTGCATTGTGTGGGCAAAGACCCAAATTTCGCCGACGACCCGCGCTGCATGGCCGGCGAACCCATGGTCAAGATCAACGATCAGCCTTATAGCCACGAGGTGCTGCGCGGCCTGCGCCGATTGGTGGACAGTTATCCAGGCGACCGGGTGCTGATCGGCGAGGTGAACATCCGCTCGACAGCGCAGGTCGCCGCCTACTACGGGGCCAGCGACGAGCTGCACATGTCGTTCAATTTCCCGCCCTTGGATGCGCCATGGGACCCGGTGATTTTCCGCTTGTGCGTGCGTGAGGTGGAGAATGACCTGGGGCCGTTGCAGGCCTGGCCGACCTGGGTGCTGTCCAATCATGACAACAGCCGCCATCGCAGCCGCTATGGTGGCTCGCTGCGTCGAGCCCGGGCCGCAGCAGTGATGCTGCTGACGCTACGCGGCACGCCGTTCATTTATCAGGGCGAGGAGCTGGGCCTGGAAGATACCCAGGTCAGCGCCCAGACCCGCGTCGATCCCGGCGGCAGGGACGGCAGCCGCGCACCGTTGCCGTGGTTAGCCCAGGCACCCCATGGCTGGGGCGGGCAGGCACCGTGGCTGCCATTTCCCCCTGACGCGGGGGCTTTGTCGGTGGAAGCCCAAGAGCAGTCCGCCGATTCCACGTTGGCGCTGTACCGCCAGTTGCTCGCATGCCGCCGCGACAGCCCGGCGCTGCGCCTGGGAGCTTGGGAGGAGCTGGCGTCGCACCCGCAAGTCCTCGCGTATCGCCGTCACTGTGAAGGTGACGAGAGATTGGTCTGCATTAACTTCGCCGACAGCGAACACACCTTTCCCCTGGCCGAGCCTTGGCGGGTTGAACTTGCCAGCGATGGGCAAGGCGAAGGCCAGCCGTTCAGTGGCCGGCTGGCTGCTGAACAGGCGCTGGTGTTGTGCCGGTAA
- a CDS encoding alpha-amylase family protein yields the protein MKANWHRNTLIYQIDPSLFHDSNGDGRGDLKGIIQRLDYLQSLGVGALWLMPLYRSPFKDAGYDVSDFLALDPRFGSEEDLRQLIVQARERGIRVIMELVVQHTSDQHPWFQRARRDRNSPYRDYYLWSDTPVDDGNQPIFPSVEESIWQWDEEAGQYYRHLFYRHEPDLNLANPRVVEAIERVMVHWLELGIAGFRLDAASHLVEQAGGGDEEQGVWVLDRFFKCLTRVNPEGVLMGEVDVGPERYRHYFGDGERLGLVLDFWVNNHLFLALARGEAEPLQRAIKRRPAPPDGANYAVWLRNHDELDLERLTEQEREEVMQAFAPDENMRLYGRGIRRRLAPMLEGDVRRQALAEALLLSLPGTPIVRYGEEIGMGDDLALPERLSVRTPMQWSAEANAGFSSAQRLAAPLIDKGPFAYTHLNVAVQEDDPDSLLARTRHLLRARGWLPEIGDGRAELLVADHPAVFAIAHIGEATSLMFANLSGEAVTVQLEAPDLAGFEEIVSDGHYEAAQDSRLALHGYGYRWFRRKTSEQ from the coding sequence ATGAAAGCCAATTGGCATCGAAATACCCTGATCTATCAAATCGACCCGTCATTGTTCCATGACAGCAACGGCGATGGCCGGGGCGATCTCAAGGGCATCATCCAGCGCCTCGATTACTTGCAATCGCTGGGGGTGGGTGCGCTCTGGTTGATGCCGTTGTACCGTTCGCCCTTCAAGGATGCGGGGTATGACGTCAGCGATTTCCTCGCGTTGGACCCACGCTTTGGTAGCGAAGAAGACCTGAGGCAATTGATCGTCCAGGCCCGGGAGCGCGGCATACGGGTGATCATGGAACTGGTGGTGCAGCACACTTCTGACCAGCACCCGTGGTTCCAGCGCGCACGACGCGACAGAAACAGCCCCTACCGCGATTACTACCTGTGGTCCGACACCCCCGTAGACGACGGCAACCAGCCGATTTTCCCGTCAGTGGAAGAGAGCATCTGGCAATGGGACGAGGAGGCCGGCCAGTACTATCGGCATTTGTTCTATCGTCATGAGCCCGACCTGAACCTGGCGAACCCGCGCGTGGTGGAGGCCATTGAGCGGGTCATGGTGCACTGGCTGGAATTGGGCATCGCCGGTTTTCGCCTTGACGCCGCTTCCCATCTGGTCGAGCAGGCCGGCGGTGGCGATGAAGAGCAGGGTGTCTGGGTGCTGGACAGGTTCTTCAAATGCCTGACCCGCGTCAACCCGGAGGGCGTGTTGATGGGCGAAGTGGACGTTGGACCGGAGCGCTACCGGCATTATTTTGGCGACGGCGAGCGCCTGGGGCTGGTGCTGGATTTCTGGGTCAATAACCATTTGTTCCTGGCGCTGGCCCGTGGCGAGGCCGAGCCATTGCAACGCGCCATCAAGCGCCGGCCGGCCCCGCCAGACGGCGCCAACTACGCGGTGTGGCTGCGCAACCATGACGAGCTGGACCTGGAACGCTTGACCGAGCAGGAACGGGAGGAGGTCATGCAGGCCTTCGCCCCGGACGAAAACATGCGCCTGTATGGCCGTGGTATTCGTCGACGGCTGGCGCCGATGCTTGAGGGCGATGTGCGTCGTCAGGCGCTGGCCGAGGCACTGCTGCTTTCGCTGCCAGGCACGCCCATCGTGCGCTATGGCGAGGAAATCGGCATGGGCGACGACCTGGCCCTGCCCGAACGCCTGTCAGTACGCACGCCGATGCAATGGTCCGCCGAGGCCAATGCCGGATTCTCCTCGGCCCAACGCCTGGCAGCACCGCTAATCGATAAAGGGCCGTTCGCCTACACCCACCTGAACGTCGCCGTTCAAGAGGATGATCCCGACTCGCTGCTGGCTCGCACACGGCATTTGCTGAGGGCGCGTGGCTGGCTTCCTGAAATCGGCGACGGGCGCGCCGAATTGCTGGTGGCGGATCATCCGGCGGTGTTTGCGATTGCCCATATAGGCGAGGCCACATCGCTGATGTTCGCCAATCTCAGTGGCGAAGCCGTTACGGTGCAGCTTGAAGCGCCGGACCTTGCAGGGTTCGAAGAGATTGTCTCGGACGGCCACTATGAAGCCGCGCAAGACTCGCGCCTGGCCTTGCACGGCTACGGCTATCGTTGGTTCAGGCGCAAGACTTCAGAACAATAG
- a CDS encoding SDR family oxidoreductase yields the protein MDMRTQPVVVICGATAGVGRATAHRFAAAGYRVGLLARDEQALAATEEELSVHGVATLAASVDVADAEAVLEAAQKIEETLGPVTVWINCAMVTVFSPVHRLAAEEIHRVTSVTYLGTVHGTLAALELMMPRNRGVIIQVGSALAYRAIPLQAAYCGAKFAVRGFTDSLRCELLHQHSDIRVCMVQLPAINTPQFDWARNKLGKRPQPVPPIHDPDVAARAIFSVVRRTPRELWLGAASLKAIVGTCLMPGLLDRMLARGACSGQMTDEPDDGQRPDNLFSPEVPVHRTRGRFSGRSRNAALALSSTQVSALLLATGGLVAVVLLLF from the coding sequence ATGGATATGCGAACCCAACCTGTTGTCGTCATTTGTGGTGCGACCGCCGGCGTCGGTCGTGCGACCGCACACCGGTTTGCCGCCGCCGGTTACCGGGTCGGCCTGCTGGCCCGGGATGAGCAGGCGTTGGCTGCTACAGAAGAAGAACTGAGCGTGCACGGCGTTGCAACACTGGCCGCCAGCGTGGACGTGGCCGATGCCGAGGCGGTATTGGAAGCGGCGCAAAAAATCGAAGAGACGCTGGGGCCGGTGACGGTATGGATCAACTGCGCCATGGTCACGGTGTTTTCACCGGTCCATCGACTGGCCGCCGAGGAAATCCACAGGGTCACGTCGGTGACTTACCTGGGCACCGTCCACGGCACGCTGGCGGCGCTGGAGTTGATGATGCCGCGCAATCGTGGCGTGATTATCCAGGTCGGTTCCGCCCTCGCCTATCGGGCCATTCCCTTGCAAGCGGCGTATTGCGGGGCCAAGTTCGCGGTACGCGGTTTTACCGACTCGCTGCGCTGCGAACTGCTGCATCAGCACAGCGACATCCGGGTGTGCATGGTGCAGTTGCCAGCGATCAACACACCGCAGTTCGACTGGGCCCGCAACAAACTCGGCAAACGCCCTCAACCGGTGCCGCCCATTCACGACCCGGACGTGGCCGCGCGGGCCATTTTCAGTGTGGTGCGGCGCACACCCAGGGAATTGTGGCTGGGTGCCGCATCGCTCAAGGCGATTGTCGGCACATGCCTGATGCCCGGGCTGCTCGACCGAATGCTGGCTCGCGGTGCCTGTTCTGGCCAGATGACCGATGAGCCAGACGACGGACAACGGCCAGACAACCTGTTTTCTCCCGAAGTGCCGGTGCATCGCACTCGCGGACGCTTCAGCGGACGCTCGCGCAATGCCGCGCTGGCGCTCAGCTCCACCCAAGTGTCGGCGCTGCTGCTGGCAACCGGCGGGCTGGTGGCGGTGGTGCTGCTATTGTTCTGA
- the nirB gene encoding nitrite reductase large subunit NirB produces MNSNVASLNKLQTLIVIGNGMVGHHCVEQLIERGALNHYHLHVFSEEPMRAYDRVHLSEYFSGRDAESLALGEASLYQTPGVALHLGVPVLEIDRQARQVVTAGERISYDKLVLATGSYPFVPPIEGAEGDCCLVYRTLEDLDAIRAAATNARRGVVVGGGLLGLEAANALKSLGLEAHVVEFAPRLMPVQLDEQGGLALKARIEKLGVGVHLSKGTRSICAGEQYRYRMNFGEEDFLETDLIVFSAGIRAQDALARQSDLQIGPRGGVVIDDHCQSSDPDIYAIGECAAWNGSIFGLVAPGYQMARNVAARLCGEPGEAFTGADMSTKLKLLGVDVGSIGDAHGNTPGSRSFQFIDGTSASYRRLVVDADGKRVIGAVLVGDNSYYDTLLQYMQNGIALPKDAASLILPSSEGAPTLGPAALPEAATICSCHNVTKGSICSAIDGGCTELGQLKCDTKAGTGCGGCAALVKQVFEHELIARGVSVDKSLCEHFAYTRQELYALVRVEGIISFDELLAKHGRGHTGCDLCKPAVGSILASCWNQPIMDPSLVPLQDTNDTFMANMQKNGTYSVVPRIAGGEITADKLIAIGVVAKKYDLYTKITGGQRIDLFGAQLHQLPDIWAELIEAGFETGHAYGKSTRTVKSCVGSTWCRYGVQDSVQMALTLEDRYKGLRSPHKLKFAVSGCTRECAEAQSKDVGVIATEKGWNLYVAGNGGMRPRHAELFATDLDDATLIRYIDRFLMFYIRTADKLQRTSVWRESLEGGLDYLKDVIIHDSLGLGAELEAQMQLVVDRYECEWANALKDPEKLKRFRTFVNDKRSDPDVHFVRERGQRRPVHAGELHLIPVTEEVL; encoded by the coding sequence ATGAATTCCAACGTTGCTTCTCTGAACAAGCTGCAAACGCTGATCGTGATCGGCAATGGCATGGTCGGCCATCACTGCGTCGAGCAATTGATCGAGCGCGGTGCCCTCAATCATTACCACCTGCATGTGTTCAGCGAAGAGCCGATGCGTGCCTATGACCGCGTGCATCTGTCCGAGTATTTCTCGGGGCGCGATGCCGAATCCCTGGCCCTCGGTGAAGCTTCGCTGTACCAGACGCCCGGTGTCGCGCTGCACCTGGGCGTGCCGGTGTTGGAAATCGATCGCCAGGCCCGTCAGGTCGTCACCGCCGGCGAGCGCATCAGCTACGACAAGCTGGTGCTCGCCACCGGTTCCTACCCGTTCGTGCCACCCATCGAAGGTGCCGAAGGGGATTGCTGCCTGGTCTATCGCACCCTGGAAGACCTGGACGCGATCCGTGCCGCCGCCACCAACGCCCGCCGTGGCGTGGTGGTCGGTGGTGGCCTGCTGGGCCTCGAAGCGGCCAACGCCCTCAAGTCCCTGGGCCTGGAAGCCCATGTGGTTGAGTTCGCCCCACGGCTGATGCCCGTGCAACTGGACGAGCAGGGCGGCCTGGCGCTCAAGGCGCGCATCGAGAAGCTCGGTGTCGGCGTGCACTTGTCCAAGGGCACCCGGTCCATCTGCGCCGGTGAGCAGTACCGCTATCGGATGAATTTCGGCGAAGAGGATTTCCTCGAAACCGACCTCATCGTGTTCTCCGCCGGTATCCGCGCCCAGGACGCCCTGGCTCGCCAGAGTGACCTGCAGATTGGTCCGCGCGGCGGCGTCGTGATCGATGATCATTGCCAGAGCAGCGACCCGGACATCTACGCCATCGGTGAATGCGCGGCCTGGAACGGCAGCATCTTCGGCCTGGTCGCTCCCGGCTACCAGATGGCCCGCAACGTTGCGGCGCGCCTGTGCGGCGAACCCGGCGAAGCCTTCACCGGCGCGGACATGTCCACCAAGCTCAAATTGCTCGGCGTCGACGTGGGTTCCATCGGCGATGCCCATGGCAACACACCAGGGTCGCGCAGTTTCCAGTTCATCGATGGCACCAGCGCCAGCTACCGGCGACTGGTGGTGGACGCCGATGGCAAGCGCGTAATCGGCGCGGTGCTGGTGGGCGACAACAGCTACTACGACACGTTGCTGCAATACATGCAGAACGGCATCGCCTTGCCCAAGGACGCGGCCAGCCTGATCCTGCCATCGTCCGAAGGCGCCCCGACACTCGGCCCGGCGGCGCTGCCCGAAGCAGCCACCATTTGTTCATGCCACAACGTCACCAAGGGCTCGATCTGCTCGGCCATCGACGGCGGTTGCACCGAGCTGGGCCAACTCAAGTGCGACACCAAGGCCGGCACCGGTTGCGGTGGTTGCGCCGCGCTGGTCAAGCAGGTATTCGAGCATGAACTGATCGCCCGCGGCGTCAGCGTCGACAAGAGCCTGTGCGAACACTTCGCCTACACCCGCCAGGAGCTGTACGCCCTGGTGCGGGTGGAAGGCATCATCAGTTTTGACGAACTGCTGGCCAAGCACGGCCGCGGCCACACCGGTTGCGACCTGTGCAAACCGGCGGTGGGCTCGATCCTGGCGTCGTGCTGGAACCAGCCGATCATGGACCCATCCCTGGTGCCGTTGCAGGACACCAACGACACGTTCATGGCGAACATGCAGAAAAACGGCACCTATTCGGTGGTGCCGCGCATCGCCGGCGGGGAAATCACCGCCGACAAACTCATCGCCATCGGCGTGGTTGCGAAGAAATACGACCTCTACACCAAGATCACCGGCGGTCAGCGCATCGACCTGTTCGGTGCCCAGTTGCACCAGTTGCCCGACATCTGGGCCGAGCTGATCGAAGCCGGTTTCGAAACGGGCCATGCCTACGGCAAATCCACCCGCACGGTGAAATCCTGCGTGGGCAGCACCTGGTGCCGCTACGGCGTGCAGGACAGCGTGCAAATGGCCCTCACTCTCGAAGACCGCTACAAAGGCCTGCGCTCGCCGCACAAGCTCAAGTTTGCGGTGTCCGGTTGCACCCGCGAGTGCGCCGAGGCCCAGAGCAAGGACGTCGGCGTGATCGCCACCGAGAAGGGCTGGAACCTGTACGTTGCCGGCAACGGTGGCATGCGCCCACGTCACGCCGAGTTGTTCGCCACTGACTTGGATGACGCGACGCTGATCCGCTACATCGACCGCTTCCTGATGTTCTACATCCGCACCGCTGACAAGCTGCAGCGCACCTCGGTCTGGCGCGAGAGCCTGGAGGGCGGCCTGGATTACCTCAAGGACGTGATCATCCACGATAGCCTCGGCCTGGGCGCCGAGCTCGAAGCCCAAATGCAACTGGTGGTCGACCGCTACGAATGCGAATGGGCGAACGCCCTCAAGGACCCGGAAAAACTCAAGCGCTTCCGTACGTTCGTCAACGACAAGCGCAGCGATCCGGACGTCCATTTCGTCCGCGAACGTGGCCAGCGCCGGCCGGTTCACGCCGGCGAACTTCACCTGATTCCCGTCACCGAGGAGGTGCTCTGA
- the nirD gene encoding nitrite reductase small subunit NirD, translated as MSQSNVVRIPTRSEDPQPVQWRALCSREDLVPNSGVVAWHEGAQVALLYLPEHQDKPIYAIDNRDPKSGANVIGRGLLGSIKGDLVIASPMYKQHFRLEDGHCLEYPEQRLRVWPVRLNGDVVEIGED; from the coding sequence ATGAGCCAGTCAAACGTCGTTCGTATCCCCACCCGTTCTGAGGACCCGCAACCGGTCCAATGGCGAGCCCTGTGCAGCCGCGAGGACCTGGTGCCGAACTCCGGCGTGGTGGCCTGGCACGAGGGCGCCCAGGTGGCGTTGCTGTACCTGCCCGAGCATCAGGACAAGCCGATCTACGCCATCGACAACCGCGACCCGAAGTCAGGGGCGAATGTGATCGGTCGCGGATTGCTGGGCAGCATCAAGGGCGACCTGGTGATTGCCTCGCCCATGTACAAACAGCATTTTCGCCTGGAAGACGGCCATTGCCTGGAATACCCGGAGCAGCGCCTGCGGGTATGGCCGGTGCGCTTGAATGGCGACGTGGTCGAGATCGGCGAAGACTGA
- a CDS encoding CBS domain-containing protein has translation MKTAAQLVKLKSVQNQQVHSIAPEQTVLEALQIMAEKNVGALPVIENGQVVGVFSERDYARKMVLQGRSSVGTPVRTIMSAPVITADSQQSIDRCMEVMTDSHLRHLPVLDNGQLIGLLSIGDLVKEAIVEQADLIRQLEHYIRGH, from the coding sequence ATGAAAACCGCCGCTCAACTGGTGAAACTCAAAAGTGTGCAGAACCAGCAGGTCCACAGCATCGCACCCGAGCAGACGGTGCTCGAAGCGTTGCAAATCATGGCCGAGAAGAATGTTGGCGCACTGCCGGTGATCGAGAATGGTCAGGTCGTGGGCGTGTTCAGCGAGCGGGACTACGCACGCAAAATGGTGCTGCAAGGTCGCTCATCCGTGGGGACGCCGGTGCGCACCATCATGAGTGCGCCGGTGATCACCGCCGACAGCCAGCAGAGCATCGATCGCTGCATGGAAGTCATGACCGACAGCCACCTGCGGCACTTGCCGGTGCTGGATAACGGACAGTTGATTGGCCTTTTGTCCATTGGTGATCTGGTCAAGGAAGCGATTGTCGAACAGGCGGACTTGATCCGGCAGTTGGAGCATTACATCCGCGGGCATTGA
- a CDS encoding M42 family metallopeptidase has protein sequence MQPQPSTLPLLEELLMARGPGDQENEVRGVCLRELKPHCDEAWVDPAGNVIGLIKGTAKASGNPEPVRIMAHLDEIAMLVKQIDPDGTLRVVALGGANPINFGVCPVDILGDQDFIPGVLSFGSMHSTGETHQGSDVLSGNVTWQDVHIITRCSPEELQAHGVRPGTRVVLSQHWRRPFRVRDAIAAHFLDDRAPMVASLQAARSLAERRAELAGDVYFVFTTQEEESNAGARYAASHLPGDITVAVEVGPVMAEYGTTLSVDPIINSGDKNGCYHRYVVDQLYKAGKRCGLSPQFALLVDFASDASAIMSSGISAQGGCIAIPTENTHGYELILDGSIEACAASLLEFLLNRTPG, from the coding sequence ATGCAACCCCAACCGTCTACCTTGCCGTTGCTTGAAGAGCTGCTAATGGCCCGAGGCCCGGGCGATCAGGAAAACGAGGTCCGTGGAGTTTGCCTGCGAGAACTCAAGCCCCACTGCGATGAAGCCTGGGTCGACCCGGCCGGCAATGTGATCGGCCTGATCAAGGGAACCGCCAAGGCCAGTGGAAACCCTGAACCCGTGAGGATCATGGCGCACCTGGACGAGATCGCCATGCTGGTCAAACAGATCGACCCGGATGGTACGCTGCGAGTGGTGGCCCTGGGCGGGGCGAATCCGATCAACTTCGGCGTCTGCCCGGTGGATATTCTCGGCGATCAGGATTTCATTCCCGGCGTGTTGTCGTTCGGCTCGATGCACAGCACCGGCGAAACCCACCAGGGTTCGGATGTGCTGTCGGGAAATGTCACTTGGCAGGACGTGCATATCATCACCCGCTGTTCCCCGGAAGAATTGCAAGCCCATGGGGTAAGACCCGGTACGCGGGTGGTGTTGAGCCAACATTGGCGCCGACCGTTTCGGGTTCGTGATGCAATCGCCGCGCATTTCCTCGACGACCGCGCGCCCATGGTCGCGTCCTTGCAGGCGGCACGATCGTTGGCCGAGCGCCGCGCCGAACTGGCGGGTGACGTCTATTTCGTGTTCACCACCCAGGAAGAGGAATCCAATGCTGGAGCGCGCTACGCCGCCAGCCACTTGCCCGGCGATATCACGGTGGCGGTTGAGGTAGGTCCGGTGATGGCGGAATACGGTACAACCCTGAGCGTCGACCCCATCATCAATTCCGGAGACAAGAACGGCTGTTACCACCGTTACGTTGTCGATCAGCTGTACAAGGCGGGCAAGCGTTGTGGGTTGTCGCCGCAATTCGCACTGCTGGTGGATTTTGCCAGCGATGCCAGCGCGATCATGAGCAGTGGTATTTCCGCGCAAGGCGGTTGCATCGCGATTCCGACGGAAAATACCCACGGCTATGAGCTGATCCTGGACGGCAGTATCGAGGCCTGCGCGGCGTCGCTGTTGGAATTCCTGCTCAACAGAACCCCAGGCTAG